A single region of the Salvelinus sp. IW2-2015 unplaced genomic scaffold, ASM291031v2 Un_scaffold2162, whole genome shotgun sequence genome encodes:
- the LOC112073144 gene encoding scrapie-responsive protein 1 isoform X3, whose amino-acid sequence MKALLIAAILLVGLLAMGSEAIPSNRWSCYKKVLKXRDCRNVGISNGVAXMRPIDSLQNHFWEGNKCDMVCYCNFSELLCCPRDVFFGPKISFIIPCKTI is encoded by the exons ATGAAGGCACTACTCATTGCTGCTATTCTCTTGGTTGGACTRTTGGCAATGGGCAGCGAGGCCATTCCATCAAACCGCTGGTCCTGCTACAAGAAAGTCTTGAAGGRCAGGGACTGTCGCAATGTTGGCATCTCCAACGGAGTTGCGAMCATGCGACCCATCGATTCCCTGCAGAACCATTTCTGGGAGGGGAACAAATGCGACATGGTGTGCTACTGTAACTTCAGTGAGCTCCTCTGCTGCCCAAG GGATGTCTTCTTTGGACCCAAAATCTCCTTTATAATTCCATGCAAAACCATCTGA
- the LOC112073144 gene encoding scrapie-responsive protein 1 isoform X1: protein MDILTRHMSRCPNNGSRCPQSVIVCRLDPPILALDCLIXMKALLIAAILLVGLLAMGSEAIPSNRWSCYKKVLKXRDCRNVGISNGVAXMRPIDSLQNHFWEGNKCDMVCYCNFSELLCCPRDVFFGPKISFIIPCKTI, encoded by the exons atggatatactgacaagacaCATGTCTCGCTGTCCTAACAATGgaagtcgttgtccacaaagcgtcATAGTGTGTCGTCTAGATCCGCCTATTCTtgctttggattg CTTGATCAWAATGAAGGCACTACTCATTGCTGCTATTCTCTTGGTTGGACTRTTGGCAATGGGCAGCGAGGCCATTCCATCAAACCGCTGGTCCTGCTACAAGAAAGTCTTGAAGGRCAGGGACTGTCGCAATGTTGGCATCTCCAACGGAGTTGCGAMCATGCGACCCATCGATTCCCTGCAGAACCATTTCTGGGAGGGGAACAAATGCGACATGGTGTGCTACTGTAACTTCAGTGAGCTCCTCTGCTGCCCAAG GGATGTCTTCTTTGGACCCAAAATCTCCTTTATAATTCCATGCAAAACCATCTGA
- the LOC112073144 gene encoding scrapie-responsive protein 1 isoform X2: MVSTDRFLKRKCRSEPVPEPRSLIXMKALLIAAILLVGLLAMGSEAIPSNRWSCYKKVLKXRDCRNVGISNGVAXMRPIDSLQNHFWEGNKCDMVCYCNFSELLCCPRDVFFGPKISFIIPCKTI; this comes from the exons ATGGTGTCCACAGATCGATTTTTAAAACGAAAGTGTCggtcggaaccggtaccagaaccacgcag CTTGATCAWAATGAAGGCACTACTCATTGCTGCTATTCTCTTGGTTGGACTRTTGGCAATGGGCAGCGAGGCCATTCCATCAAACCGCTGGTCCTGCTACAAGAAAGTCTTGAAGGRCAGGGACTGTCGCAATGTTGGCATCTCCAACGGAGTTGCGAMCATGCGACCCATCGATTCCCTGCAGAACCATTTCTGGGAGGGGAACAAATGCGACATGGTGTGCTACTGTAACTTCAGTGAGCTCCTCTGCTGCCCAAG GGATGTCTTCTTTGGACCCAAAATCTCCTTTATAATTCCATGCAAAACCATCTGA